A single Carnobacterium inhibens subsp. inhibens DSM 13024 DNA region contains:
- a CDS encoding GntR family transcriptional regulator has protein sequence MVKYEAIANEIRNRITNGIYKVESLIPDQVTLSEEFSVSRMTIKKALDILAMEGLIYRQRGSGTFVMKNSPLNEENAAVNEYDGLTKQMQGHKLESKIIKFTVEFPNEEIMEHLMIEKNMPVYNLIRLRILDDKAYVLEHTYMPTDLAIGLTEDIIKGSIYKYIHDELNIKFSGAYRKIRADKSSKYDQEYLNCGVHDPVLEVEQIVYLKDGRPFEHSRSRHRYDTRSFTFIDMNQKF, from the coding sequence ATGGTAAAGTATGAAGCGATAGCAAATGAAATAAGGAATCGCATTACAAATGGAATTTATAAAGTGGAATCTCTTATTCCCGATCAAGTGACATTATCAGAAGAATTTAGTGTTAGCAGAATGACTATAAAAAAAGCGTTAGATATCTTGGCAATGGAAGGATTGATTTACCGGCAGCGTGGTTCTGGTACTTTTGTTATGAAAAACTCTCCATTAAATGAAGAAAATGCTGCAGTTAATGAATACGATGGACTAACTAAACAAATGCAAGGCCATAAGTTAGAAAGTAAGATCATTAAATTTACAGTTGAATTTCCAAACGAAGAGATTATGGAGCATTTGATGATTGAAAAAAATATGCCGGTCTATAACCTAATTAGATTAAGAATACTTGATGATAAAGCGTATGTTTTAGAGCATACTTACATGCCAACCGATTTGGCAATAGGATTAACAGAAGATATCATTAAAGGTTCTATTTATAAATATATTCATGATGAATTAAATATAAAATTTAGTGGAGCTTATCGTAAAATTAGGGCTGATAAATCTTCTAAGTATGATCAAGAATATTTAAATTGCGGTGTCCATGACCCCGTATTAGAAGTTGAACAAATTGTTTATTTAAAAGATGGACGTCCTTTTGAGCATTCACGAAGTCGTCATCGCTATGATACCCGTAGCTTTACGTTTATAGATATGAACCAAAAATTTTAA